Proteins from a single region of Kogia breviceps isolate mKogBre1 chromosome 5, mKogBre1 haplotype 1, whole genome shotgun sequence:
- the TNK2 gene encoding activated CDC42 kinase 1 isoform X26 translates to MPAARRFPGLELSFPLLARLRRRLYTRLGSSSMQPEEGTGWLLELLSEVQLQQYFLRLRDDLNITRLSHFEYVKNEDLEKIGMGRPGQRRLWEAVKRRKAVCKRKSWMSKVFSGKRLEAEFPPHHSQSTFRKTSPTPGGPAAEGSLQSLTCLIGEKDLHLFEKLGDGSFGVVRRGEWDAPSGKTVSVAVKCLKPDVLSQPEAMDDFIREVNAMHSLDHRNLIRLYGVVLTPPMKMVTELAPLGSLLDRLRKHQGHFLLGTLSRYAVQVAEGMGYLESKRFIHRDLAARNLLLATRDLVKIGDFGLMRALPQNDDHYVMQEHRKVPFAWCAPESLKTRTFSHASDTWMFGVTLWEMFTYGQEPWIGLNGSQILHKIDKEGERLPRPEDCPQDIYNVMVQCWAHKPEDRPTFVALRDFLLEAQPTDMRALQDFEEPDKLHIQMNDVITVIEGRAENYWWRGQNTRTLCVGPFPRNVVTSVAGLSAQDISQPLQNSFIHTGHGDSDPRHCWGFPDRIDELYLGNPMDPPDLLSVELSTSRPTQHLGRVKREPPPRPPQPAIFTQKPTYDPVSEDQDPLSSDFKRLGLRKPGLPRGLWLAKPSARVPGTKAGRGSSEVTLIDFGEEPMVQVPRPCAPSLAQLAMDACSLLDKTPPQSPSRALPRPLHPTPVVDWDARPLPPPPAYDDVAQDEDDFEVCSINSTLVSAGVSAGPSQGETNYAFVPEPARLFPPLEDNLFLPPQGGGKPPNSAQTAEIFQALQQECMRQLQVPAGSLVPSPSPVGDDKPQVPPRVPIPPRPTRPRGELSPAPSGEEEMGRWPGPASPPRLPPREPLSPQGSRTPSPLVPRGSSPLPPRLSSSPGKTMPTTQSFASDPKYATPQVIQAPGPRAGPCILPIVRDGKKVSNTHYYLLPERPPYLERYQRFLRETRSPEEPAPMPVPLLLPPPGIPAPAAPTATVRPMPQAAPDPRANFSTNTSNSGAQPPALRATARLPQRGCPGDGPEAGRPTDKIQMVEQLFGLGLRPRGECHKVLEMFDWNLEQAGCHLLGSCGPAHHKR, encoded by the exons ATGCCAGCAGCTCGTCGGTTCCCTGGCCTAgagctctccttccctcttctggCCAGACTCCGGCGGAGACTCTACACA AGGCTGGGGAGCAGCAGCATGCAGCCGGAGGAGGGCACAGGCTGGCTGCTGGAGCTGCTGTCCGAGGTGCAGCTGCAGCAGTATTTCCTGCGGCTCCGTGACGACCTCAACATTACCCGCCTGTCCCACTTTGAGTATGTCAAGAATGAGGACCTGGAGAAGATTGGCATGGGCCGGCCTG GCCAGCGGCGGCTGTGGGAGGCTGTGAAGAGGAGGAAGGCCGTGTGCAAACGCAAGTCCTGGATGAGCAAG GTGTTCAGTGGAAAGCGGCTGGAGGCTGAGTTCCCCCCTCATCACTCTCAGAGCACCTTCCGGAAGACCTCACCCACCCCCGGAGGCCCAGCAGCAGAGGGGTCCCTGCAGAGCCTCACCTGCCTCATTGGGGAGAAGGACCTGCATCTCTTTGAGAAGCTGGGAGATGGCTCCTTTGGTGTGGTGCGCAGGGGCGAGTGGGACGCCCCCTCGGGGAAGACG GTGAGTGTGGCTGTGAAGTGCCTGAAGCCTGATGTGCTGAGCCAGCCAGAGGCTATGGACGACTTCATCCGGGAGGTCAATGCCATGCACTCGCTTGACCACCGAAACCTTATTCGCCTCTACGGTGTGGTGCTCACGCCGCCCATGAAGATG GTGACAGAACTGGCACCTCTGGGATCGTTGTTGGACCGGCTGCGCAAGCACCAGGGCCACTTCCTCCTGGGTACCCTGAGCCGCTACGCTGTGCAGGTGGCTGAGGGCATGGGCTACCTGGAGTCCAAGCGCTTTATTCACCGTGACCTGGCTGCCCGCAATCTGCTGTTGGCCACCCGTGACCTGGTCAAGATCGGGGACTTTGGGCTGATGCGAGCACTGCCCCAGAATGACGACCACTACGTCATGCAGGAGCATCGCAAGGTGCCCTTTGCCTG GTGTGCCCCTGAGAGCCTGAAGACTCGCACCTTCTCCCATGCCAGCGACACCTGGATGTTTGGGGTCACACTGTGGGAGATGTTCACCTATGGCCAGGAGCCCTGGATTGGCCTCAATGGCAGTCAG ATCCTGCACAAGATTGACAAGGAGGGGGAGCGTCTGCCCCGGCCCGAGGACTGCCCCCAGGACATCTACAATGTCATGGTTCAGTGCTGGGCTCACAAGCCAGAGGACAGACCCACCTTTGTGGCCCTGAGGGACTTCCTGCTGGAG gcccagcccacTGACATGCGGGCTCTTCAGGACTTTGAGGAGCCAGACAAGCTGCACATCCAGATGAACGATGTCATCACCGTCATTGAGGGGAG GGCTGAGAATTATTGGTGGCGCGGGCAGAACACACGGACGCTGTGCGTGGGGCCCTTCCCTCGCAACGTGGTGACCTCTGTGGCCGGCCTGTCGGCCCAGGACATCAGCCAGCCCCTGCAGAACAGCTTCATTCACACAGGGCATGGTGACAGCGACCCCCGgcactgctggggcttccctgacagGATCGATGA ACTGTATCTGGGAAACCCCATGGACCCTCCCGACCTGCTGAGTGTGGAACTGAGCACCTCCAGACCCACCCAGCATCTGGGCAGGGTGAAAA GGGAGCCTCCACCTCGCCCTCCTCAGCCTGCCATCTTCACTCAGA AACCAACCTACGACCCTGTGAGTGAGGACCAAGACCCCCTGTCCAGCGACTTCAAGAGACTGGGCCTGCGGAAGCCAGGACTGCCCCGTGGGCTGTGGCTCGCGAAGCCCTCGGCCCGGGTGCCGGGCACCAAAGCGGGCCGCGGGAGCAGTGAGGTCACGCTCATCGACTTCGGTGAGGAGCCCATGGTCCAGGTCCCACGGCCCTGTGCGCCCTCACTGGCGCAGCTGGCCATGGATGCCTGCTCCTTGCTGGACAAGACCCCGCCACAGAGCCCCTCGCGGGCCCTGCCCCGACCCCTGCATCCCACGCCAGTGGTGGACTGGGATGCGCGCCCACTGCCCCCGCCTCCTGCCTACGACGACGTGGCCCAGGATGAGGATGACTTCGAGGTCTGCTCCATCAACAGCACCCTAGTGAGTGCAGGGGTCTCTGCTGGGCCCAGCCAGGGAGAGACCAATTACGCCTTTGTGCCTGAGCCGGCACGGCTCTTCCCTCCTCTGGAGGACAACCTGTTCCTCCCACCTCAGGGTGGGGGCAAGCCGCCCAACTCAGCCCAGACTGCAGAGATCTTCCAGGCGCTGCAGCAGGAGTGCATGCGACAGCTACAGGTCCCGGCCGGCTCTCTGGTCCCCTCGCCCAGCCCGGTGGGCGACGACAAGCCCCAGGTGCCCCCCCGTGTGCCCATCCCCCCGAGGCCCACGCGCCCACGTGGGGAGCTGTCTCCAGCCCCCTCGGGCGAGGAGGAGATGGGGCGGTGGCCTggacctgcctcccctccccgacTACCACCTCGGGAGCCCCTGTCCCCACAAGGCTCCAGGACCCCCAGCCCCTTGGTGCCACGCGGCAGCTCCCCGCTGCCACCCCGGCTCTCCAGCTCACCTGGGAAAACCATGCCCACCACCCAGAGCTTTGCCTCAGACCCCAAGTATGCCACACCCCAGGTGATCCAGGCACCTGGCCCCCGGGCTGGCCCCTGCATCTTACCCATCGTCCGCGATGGCAAGAAGGTCAGCAACACCCACTACTACCTGCTGCCTGAGCGCCCACCCTACCTGGAGCGCTACCAGCGCTTCCTGCGTGAGACCCGGAGCCCCGAAGAGCCGGCCCCCATGCCTGTGCCCCTGCTGCTGCCCCCTCCCGGCATCCCAGCTCCTGCTGCCCCTACTGCCACCGTTCGACCAATGCCTCAGGCTGCCCCAGACCCCAGGGCTAACTTCTCCACTAACACCAGCAACTCGGGGGCCCAGCCGCCAGCCCTGAGGGCCACTGCTCGGCTGCCACAGAGGGGCTGTCCCGGTGACGGGCCAGAGGCTGGACGGCCAACAGACAAGATCCAGATG GTGGAGCAGCTCTTTGGTTTGGGTCTGCGGCCGCGAGGCGAGTGCCACAAAGTGCTGGAGATGTTCGACTGGAACTTGGAGCAGGCTGGCTGCCACCTGCTGGGCTCCTGTGGCCCAGCCCACCACAA GCGCTGA
- the TNK2 gene encoding activated CDC42 kinase 1 isoform X6: MPAARRFPGLELSFPLLARLRRRLYTRLGSSSMQPEEGTGWLLELLSEVQLQQYFLRLRDDLNITRLSHFEYVKNEDLEKIGMGRPGQRRLWEAVKRRKAVCKRKSWMSKGSIWPLAAFKQVFSGKRLEAEFPPHHSQSTFRKTSPTPGGPAAEGSLQSLTCLIGEKDLHLFEKLGDGSFGVVRRGEWDAPSGKTVSVAVKCLKPDVLSQPEAMDDFIREVNAMHSLDHRNLIRLYGVVLTPPMKMVTELAPLGSLLDRLRKHQGHFLLGTLSRYAVQVAEGMGYLESKRFIHRDLAARNLLLATRDLVKIGDFGLMRALPQNDDHYVMQEHRKVPFAWCAPESLKTRTFSHASDTWMFGVTLWEMFTYGQEPWIGLNGSQILHKIDKEGERLPRPEDCPQDIYNVMVQCWAHKPEDRPTFVALRDFLLEAQPTDMRALQDFEEPDKLHIQMNDVITVIEGRAENYWWRGQNTRTLCVGPFPRNVVTSVAGLSAQDISQPLQNSFIHTGHGDSDPRHCWGFPDRIDELYLGNPMDPPDLLSVELSTSRPTQHLGRVKREPPPRPPQPAIFTQSKWGCSWCLRPRPRPLSPLISLLLEEPTYDPVSEDQDPLSSDFKRLGLRKPGLPRGLWLAKPSARVPGTKAGRGSSEVTLIDFGEEPMVQVPRPCAPSLAQLAMDACSLLDKTPPQSPSRALPRPLHPTPVVDWDARPLPPPPAYDDVAQDEDDFEVCSINSTLVSAGVSAGPSQGETNYAFVPEPARLFPPLEDNLFLPPQGGGKPPNSAQTAEIFQALQQECMRQLQVPAGSLVPSPSPVGDDKPQVPPRVPIPPRPTRPRGELSPAPSGEEEMGRWPGPASPPRLPPREPLSPQGSRTPSPLVPRGSSPLPPRLSSSPGKTMPTTQSFASDPKYATPQVIQAPGPRAGPCILPIVRDGKKVSNTHYYLLPERPPYLERYQRFLRETRSPEEPAPMPVPLLLPPPGIPAPAAPTATVRPMPQAAPDPRANFSTNTSNSGAQPPALRATARLPQRGCPGDGPEAGRPTDKIQMLQAMVHGVTTEECQAALQSHSWSVQRAAQYLKHPLAPVCPTAPPSAPQVEQLFGLGLRPRGECHKVLEMFDWNLEQAGCHLLGSCGPAHHKR, encoded by the exons ATGCCAGCAGCTCGTCGGTTCCCTGGCCTAgagctctccttccctcttctggCCAGACTCCGGCGGAGACTCTACACA AGGCTGGGGAGCAGCAGCATGCAGCCGGAGGAGGGCACAGGCTGGCTGCTGGAGCTGCTGTCCGAGGTGCAGCTGCAGCAGTATTTCCTGCGGCTCCGTGACGACCTCAACATTACCCGCCTGTCCCACTTTGAGTATGTCAAGAATGAGGACCTGGAGAAGATTGGCATGGGCCGGCCTG GCCAGCGGCGGCTGTGGGAGGCTGTGAAGAGGAGGAAGGCCGTGTGCAAACGCAAGTCCTGGATGAGCAAG GGTTCCATCTGGCCCCTGGCTGCCTTCAAACAGGTGTTCAGTGGAAAGCGGCTGGAGGCTGAGTTCCCCCCTCATCACTCTCAGAGCACCTTCCGGAAGACCTCACCCACCCCCGGAGGCCCAGCAGCAGAGGGGTCCCTGCAGAGCCTCACCTGCCTCATTGGGGAGAAGGACCTGCATCTCTTTGAGAAGCTGGGAGATGGCTCCTTTGGTGTGGTGCGCAGGGGCGAGTGGGACGCCCCCTCGGGGAAGACG GTGAGTGTGGCTGTGAAGTGCCTGAAGCCTGATGTGCTGAGCCAGCCAGAGGCTATGGACGACTTCATCCGGGAGGTCAATGCCATGCACTCGCTTGACCACCGAAACCTTATTCGCCTCTACGGTGTGGTGCTCACGCCGCCCATGAAGATG GTGACAGAACTGGCACCTCTGGGATCGTTGTTGGACCGGCTGCGCAAGCACCAGGGCCACTTCCTCCTGGGTACCCTGAGCCGCTACGCTGTGCAGGTGGCTGAGGGCATGGGCTACCTGGAGTCCAAGCGCTTTATTCACCGTGACCTGGCTGCCCGCAATCTGCTGTTGGCCACCCGTGACCTGGTCAAGATCGGGGACTTTGGGCTGATGCGAGCACTGCCCCAGAATGACGACCACTACGTCATGCAGGAGCATCGCAAGGTGCCCTTTGCCTG GTGTGCCCCTGAGAGCCTGAAGACTCGCACCTTCTCCCATGCCAGCGACACCTGGATGTTTGGGGTCACACTGTGGGAGATGTTCACCTATGGCCAGGAGCCCTGGATTGGCCTCAATGGCAGTCAG ATCCTGCACAAGATTGACAAGGAGGGGGAGCGTCTGCCCCGGCCCGAGGACTGCCCCCAGGACATCTACAATGTCATGGTTCAGTGCTGGGCTCACAAGCCAGAGGACAGACCCACCTTTGTGGCCCTGAGGGACTTCCTGCTGGAG gcccagcccacTGACATGCGGGCTCTTCAGGACTTTGAGGAGCCAGACAAGCTGCACATCCAGATGAACGATGTCATCACCGTCATTGAGGGGAG GGCTGAGAATTATTGGTGGCGCGGGCAGAACACACGGACGCTGTGCGTGGGGCCCTTCCCTCGCAACGTGGTGACCTCTGTGGCCGGCCTGTCGGCCCAGGACATCAGCCAGCCCCTGCAGAACAGCTTCATTCACACAGGGCATGGTGACAGCGACCCCCGgcactgctggggcttccctgacagGATCGATGA ACTGTATCTGGGAAACCCCATGGACCCTCCCGACCTGCTGAGTGTGGAACTGAGCACCTCCAGACCCACCCAGCATCTGGGCAGGGTGAAAA GGGAGCCTCCACCTCGCCCTCCTCAGCCTGCCATCTTCACTCAGAGTAAGTGGGGCTGCTCTTGGTGCcttcgcccccgcccccgccccctctctcctctcatttCTCTCCTCCTGGAAG AACCAACCTACGACCCTGTGAGTGAGGACCAAGACCCCCTGTCCAGCGACTTCAAGAGACTGGGCCTGCGGAAGCCAGGACTGCCCCGTGGGCTGTGGCTCGCGAAGCCCTCGGCCCGGGTGCCGGGCACCAAAGCGGGCCGCGGGAGCAGTGAGGTCACGCTCATCGACTTCGGTGAGGAGCCCATGGTCCAGGTCCCACGGCCCTGTGCGCCCTCACTGGCGCAGCTGGCCATGGATGCCTGCTCCTTGCTGGACAAGACCCCGCCACAGAGCCCCTCGCGGGCCCTGCCCCGACCCCTGCATCCCACGCCAGTGGTGGACTGGGATGCGCGCCCACTGCCCCCGCCTCCTGCCTACGACGACGTGGCCCAGGATGAGGATGACTTCGAGGTCTGCTCCATCAACAGCACCCTAGTGAGTGCAGGGGTCTCTGCTGGGCCCAGCCAGGGAGAGACCAATTACGCCTTTGTGCCTGAGCCGGCACGGCTCTTCCCTCCTCTGGAGGACAACCTGTTCCTCCCACCTCAGGGTGGGGGCAAGCCGCCCAACTCAGCCCAGACTGCAGAGATCTTCCAGGCGCTGCAGCAGGAGTGCATGCGACAGCTACAGGTCCCGGCCGGCTCTCTGGTCCCCTCGCCCAGCCCGGTGGGCGACGACAAGCCCCAGGTGCCCCCCCGTGTGCCCATCCCCCCGAGGCCCACGCGCCCACGTGGGGAGCTGTCTCCAGCCCCCTCGGGCGAGGAGGAGATGGGGCGGTGGCCTggacctgcctcccctccccgacTACCACCTCGGGAGCCCCTGTCCCCACAAGGCTCCAGGACCCCCAGCCCCTTGGTGCCACGCGGCAGCTCCCCGCTGCCACCCCGGCTCTCCAGCTCACCTGGGAAAACCATGCCCACCACCCAGAGCTTTGCCTCAGACCCCAAGTATGCCACACCCCAGGTGATCCAGGCACCTGGCCCCCGGGCTGGCCCCTGCATCTTACCCATCGTCCGCGATGGCAAGAAGGTCAGCAACACCCACTACTACCTGCTGCCTGAGCGCCCACCCTACCTGGAGCGCTACCAGCGCTTCCTGCGTGAGACCCGGAGCCCCGAAGAGCCGGCCCCCATGCCTGTGCCCCTGCTGCTGCCCCCTCCCGGCATCCCAGCTCCTGCTGCCCCTACTGCCACCGTTCGACCAATGCCTCAGGCTGCCCCAGACCCCAGGGCTAACTTCTCCACTAACACCAGCAACTCGGGGGCCCAGCCGCCAGCCCTGAGGGCCACTGCTCGGCTGCCACAGAGGGGCTGTCCCGGTGACGGGCCAGAGGCTGGACGGCCAACAGACAAGATCCAGATG CTGCAGGCCATGGTGCATGGGGTGACCACAGAGGAGTGCCAGGCGGCCCTGCAGAGCCACAGCTGGAGCGTGCAGAGGGCTGCCCAGTATCTGAAG CACCCCTTGGCCCCAGTGTGTCCCACGGCACCACCCTCTGCTCCTCAGGTGGAGCAGCTCTTTGGTTTGGGTCTGCGGCCGCGAGGCGAGTGCCACAAAGTGCTGGAGATGTTCGACTGGAACTTGGAGCAGGCTGGCTGCCACCTGCTGGGCTCCTGTGGCCCAGCCCACCACAA GCGCTGA
- the TNK2 gene encoding activated CDC42 kinase 1 isoform X22, with protein MPAARRFPGLELSFPLLARLRRRLYTRLGSSSMQPEEGTGWLLELLSEVQLQQYFLRLRDDLNITRLSHFEYVKNEDLEKIGMGRPGQRRLWEAVKRRKAVCKRKSWMSKVFSGKRLEAEFPPHHSQSTFRKTSPTPGGPAAEGSLQSLTCLIGEKDLHLFEKLGDGSFGVVRRGEWDAPSGKTVSVAVKCLKPDVLSQPEAMDDFIREVNAMHSLDHRNLIRLYGVVLTPPMKMVTELAPLGSLLDRLRKHQGHFLLGTLSRYAVQVAEGMGYLESKRFIHRDLAARNLLLATRDLVKIGDFGLMRALPQNDDHYVMQEHRKVPFAWCAPESLKTRTFSHASDTWMFGVTLWEMFTYGQEPWIGLNGSQILHKIDKEGERLPRPEDCPQDIYNVMVQCWAHKPEDRPTFVALRDFLLEAQPTDMRALQDFEEPDKLHIQMNDVITVIEGRAENYWWRGQNTRTLCVGPFPRNVVTSVAGLSAQDISQPLQNSFIHTGHGDSDPRHCWGFPDRIDELYLGNPMDPPDLLSVELSTSRPTQHLGRVKREPPPRPPQPAIFTQKPTYDPVSEDQDPLSSDFKRLGLRKPGLPRGLWLAKPSARVPGTKAGRGSSEVTLIDFGEEPMVQVPRPCAPSLAQLAMDACSLLDKTPPQSPSRALPRPLHPTPVVDWDARPLPPPPAYDDVAQDEDDFEVCSINSTLVSAGVSAGPSQGETNYAFVPEPARLFPPLEDNLFLPPQGGGKPPNSAQTAEIFQALQQECMRQLQVPAGSLVPSPSPVGDDKPQVPPRVPIPPRPTRPRGELSPAPSGEEEMGRWPGPASPPRLPPREPLSPQGSRTPSPLVPRGSSPLPPRLSSSPGKTMPTTQSFASDPKYATPQVIQAPGPRAGPCILPIVRDGKKVSNTHYYLLPERPPYLERYQRFLRETRSPEEPAPMPVPLLLPPPGIPAPAAPTATVRPMPQAAPDPRANFSTNTSNSGAQPPALRATARLPQRGCPGDGPEAGRPTDKIQMLQAMVHGVTTEECQAALQSHSWSVQRAAQYLKVEQLFGLGLRPRGECHKVLEMFDWNLEQAGCHLLGSCGPAHHK; from the exons ATGCCAGCAGCTCGTCGGTTCCCTGGCCTAgagctctccttccctcttctggCCAGACTCCGGCGGAGACTCTACACA AGGCTGGGGAGCAGCAGCATGCAGCCGGAGGAGGGCACAGGCTGGCTGCTGGAGCTGCTGTCCGAGGTGCAGCTGCAGCAGTATTTCCTGCGGCTCCGTGACGACCTCAACATTACCCGCCTGTCCCACTTTGAGTATGTCAAGAATGAGGACCTGGAGAAGATTGGCATGGGCCGGCCTG GCCAGCGGCGGCTGTGGGAGGCTGTGAAGAGGAGGAAGGCCGTGTGCAAACGCAAGTCCTGGATGAGCAAG GTGTTCAGTGGAAAGCGGCTGGAGGCTGAGTTCCCCCCTCATCACTCTCAGAGCACCTTCCGGAAGACCTCACCCACCCCCGGAGGCCCAGCAGCAGAGGGGTCCCTGCAGAGCCTCACCTGCCTCATTGGGGAGAAGGACCTGCATCTCTTTGAGAAGCTGGGAGATGGCTCCTTTGGTGTGGTGCGCAGGGGCGAGTGGGACGCCCCCTCGGGGAAGACG GTGAGTGTGGCTGTGAAGTGCCTGAAGCCTGATGTGCTGAGCCAGCCAGAGGCTATGGACGACTTCATCCGGGAGGTCAATGCCATGCACTCGCTTGACCACCGAAACCTTATTCGCCTCTACGGTGTGGTGCTCACGCCGCCCATGAAGATG GTGACAGAACTGGCACCTCTGGGATCGTTGTTGGACCGGCTGCGCAAGCACCAGGGCCACTTCCTCCTGGGTACCCTGAGCCGCTACGCTGTGCAGGTGGCTGAGGGCATGGGCTACCTGGAGTCCAAGCGCTTTATTCACCGTGACCTGGCTGCCCGCAATCTGCTGTTGGCCACCCGTGACCTGGTCAAGATCGGGGACTTTGGGCTGATGCGAGCACTGCCCCAGAATGACGACCACTACGTCATGCAGGAGCATCGCAAGGTGCCCTTTGCCTG GTGTGCCCCTGAGAGCCTGAAGACTCGCACCTTCTCCCATGCCAGCGACACCTGGATGTTTGGGGTCACACTGTGGGAGATGTTCACCTATGGCCAGGAGCCCTGGATTGGCCTCAATGGCAGTCAG ATCCTGCACAAGATTGACAAGGAGGGGGAGCGTCTGCCCCGGCCCGAGGACTGCCCCCAGGACATCTACAATGTCATGGTTCAGTGCTGGGCTCACAAGCCAGAGGACAGACCCACCTTTGTGGCCCTGAGGGACTTCCTGCTGGAG gcccagcccacTGACATGCGGGCTCTTCAGGACTTTGAGGAGCCAGACAAGCTGCACATCCAGATGAACGATGTCATCACCGTCATTGAGGGGAG GGCTGAGAATTATTGGTGGCGCGGGCAGAACACACGGACGCTGTGCGTGGGGCCCTTCCCTCGCAACGTGGTGACCTCTGTGGCCGGCCTGTCGGCCCAGGACATCAGCCAGCCCCTGCAGAACAGCTTCATTCACACAGGGCATGGTGACAGCGACCCCCGgcactgctggggcttccctgacagGATCGATGA ACTGTATCTGGGAAACCCCATGGACCCTCCCGACCTGCTGAGTGTGGAACTGAGCACCTCCAGACCCACCCAGCATCTGGGCAGGGTGAAAA GGGAGCCTCCACCTCGCCCTCCTCAGCCTGCCATCTTCACTCAGA AACCAACCTACGACCCTGTGAGTGAGGACCAAGACCCCCTGTCCAGCGACTTCAAGAGACTGGGCCTGCGGAAGCCAGGACTGCCCCGTGGGCTGTGGCTCGCGAAGCCCTCGGCCCGGGTGCCGGGCACCAAAGCGGGCCGCGGGAGCAGTGAGGTCACGCTCATCGACTTCGGTGAGGAGCCCATGGTCCAGGTCCCACGGCCCTGTGCGCCCTCACTGGCGCAGCTGGCCATGGATGCCTGCTCCTTGCTGGACAAGACCCCGCCACAGAGCCCCTCGCGGGCCCTGCCCCGACCCCTGCATCCCACGCCAGTGGTGGACTGGGATGCGCGCCCACTGCCCCCGCCTCCTGCCTACGACGACGTGGCCCAGGATGAGGATGACTTCGAGGTCTGCTCCATCAACAGCACCCTAGTGAGTGCAGGGGTCTCTGCTGGGCCCAGCCAGGGAGAGACCAATTACGCCTTTGTGCCTGAGCCGGCACGGCTCTTCCCTCCTCTGGAGGACAACCTGTTCCTCCCACCTCAGGGTGGGGGCAAGCCGCCCAACTCAGCCCAGACTGCAGAGATCTTCCAGGCGCTGCAGCAGGAGTGCATGCGACAGCTACAGGTCCCGGCCGGCTCTCTGGTCCCCTCGCCCAGCCCGGTGGGCGACGACAAGCCCCAGGTGCCCCCCCGTGTGCCCATCCCCCCGAGGCCCACGCGCCCACGTGGGGAGCTGTCTCCAGCCCCCTCGGGCGAGGAGGAGATGGGGCGGTGGCCTggacctgcctcccctccccgacTACCACCTCGGGAGCCCCTGTCCCCACAAGGCTCCAGGACCCCCAGCCCCTTGGTGCCACGCGGCAGCTCCCCGCTGCCACCCCGGCTCTCCAGCTCACCTGGGAAAACCATGCCCACCACCCAGAGCTTTGCCTCAGACCCCAAGTATGCCACACCCCAGGTGATCCAGGCACCTGGCCCCCGGGCTGGCCCCTGCATCTTACCCATCGTCCGCGATGGCAAGAAGGTCAGCAACACCCACTACTACCTGCTGCCTGAGCGCCCACCCTACCTGGAGCGCTACCAGCGCTTCCTGCGTGAGACCCGGAGCCCCGAAGAGCCGGCCCCCATGCCTGTGCCCCTGCTGCTGCCCCCTCCCGGCATCCCAGCTCCTGCTGCCCCTACTGCCACCGTTCGACCAATGCCTCAGGCTGCCCCAGACCCCAGGGCTAACTTCTCCACTAACACCAGCAACTCGGGGGCCCAGCCGCCAGCCCTGAGGGCCACTGCTCGGCTGCCACAGAGGGGCTGTCCCGGTGACGGGCCAGAGGCTGGACGGCCAACAGACAAGATCCAGATG CTGCAGGCCATGGTGCATGGGGTGACCACAGAGGAGTGCCAGGCGGCCCTGCAGAGCCACAGCTGGAGCGTGCAGAGGGCTGCCCAGTATCTGAAG GTGGAGCAGCTCTTTGGTTTGGGTCTGCGGCCGCGAGGCGAGTGCCACAAAGTGCTGGAGATGTTCGACTGGAACTTGGAGCAGGCTGGCTGCCACCTGCTGGGCTCCTGTGGCCCAGCCCACCACAAGTGA